From the genome of Triticum aestivum cultivar Chinese Spring chromosome 3B, IWGSC CS RefSeq v2.1, whole genome shotgun sequence, one region includes:
- the LOC123070716 gene encoding CASP-like protein 3A1 isoform X2 has product MGSFANGQNGSELGIQMPAMGSSAVLEPPTTSVTPRCPRLDMAMVATRAAALVMALLSMSLMVSARQRGNLIIFGIEIPLYAKWSLSDSLKSLVGISAAAAAYSLAQLLSIAYKALKKVPAVPSRRYAWMLLAGDQIESPVHRRLTARLCPSIGSWPPQLSSVQISCDLQCLVVRASLIAWARRWGIFNAR; this is encoded by the exons ATGGGCTCCTTTGCTAATGGCCAGAATGGTTCAGAGCTTGGCATCCAGATGCCGGCCATGGGGAGCAGCGCGGTGCTGGAGCCTCCCACAACATCTGTAACACCAAGATGTCCACGGCTGGACATGGCCATGGTGGCAACCAGAGCTGCAGCCCTCGTGATGGCGCTGCTCTCAATGTCGCTCATGGTCTCCGCCAGGCAACGGGGTAATCTCATCATCTTTGGCATCGAGATTCCACTGTATGCCAAATGGTCCCTCTCTGATTCGCTGAA ATCCTTGGTTGGGATATCTGCAGCAGCAGCTGCCTACTCTCTGGCACAACTTCTGTCGATTGCATACAAGGCATTGAAGAAAGTCCCTGCGGTTCCATCCAGGCGCTATGCCTGGATGCTGTTAGCTGGTGATCAG ATTGAGTCGCCCGTCCACCGTCGTCTCACCGCGCGTCTCTGCCCCAGTATTGGATCGTGGCCTCCACAACTCTCCTCCGTCCAGATCAGCTGCGACCTACAATGCTTGGTTGTGCGGGCGTCCCTGATTGCTTGGGCGAGACGTTGGGGCATTTTTAATGCGCGATGA
- the LOC123070716 gene encoding CASP-like protein 3A1 isoform X1, with product MGSFANGQNGSELGIQMPAMGSSAVLEPPTTSVTPRCPRLDMAMVATRAAALVMALLSMSLMVSARQRGNLIIFGIEIPLYAKWSLSDSLKSLVGISAAAAAYSLAQLLSIAYKALKKVPAVPSRRYAWMLLAGDQEYATLYSEATFREQIRRSCSMSSQLTYNINRQGNDDRWNLWLQTQRKVHAFFKMTEPYFAWHEIGRTSGGAWSVRRDCKTA from the exons ATGGGCTCCTTTGCTAATGGCCAGAATGGTTCAGAGCTTGGCATCCAGATGCCGGCCATGGGGAGCAGCGCGGTGCTGGAGCCTCCCACAACATCTGTAACACCAAGATGTCCACGGCTGGACATGGCCATGGTGGCAACCAGAGCTGCAGCCCTCGTGATGGCGCTGCTCTCAATGTCGCTCATGGTCTCCGCCAGGCAACGGGGTAATCTCATCATCTTTGGCATCGAGATTCCACTGTATGCCAAATGGTCCCTCTCTGATTCGCTGAA ATCCTTGGTTGGGATATCTGCAGCAGCAGCTGCCTACTCTCTGGCACAACTTCTGTCGATTGCATACAAGGCATTGAAGAAAGTCCCTGCGGTTCCATCCAGGCGCTATGCCTGGATGCTGTTAGCTGGTGATCAG GAATATGCAACGCTATACTCCGAGGCCACCTTCAGAGAACAAATCAGAAGATCCTGCAGCATGTCGAGTCAACTCACGTACAACATTAATAG GCAAGGTAATGATGATCGATGGAACCTATGGTTGCAGACACAAAGGAAAGTTCATGCCTTTTTCAAAATGACAGAACCATATTTTGCTTGGCATGAGATCGGACGTACCTCAGGTGGAGCATGGTCTGTACGGCGAGATTGTAAGACAGCGTAG